A part of Prolixibacteraceae bacterium genomic DNA contains:
- the fucK gene encoding L-fuculokinase: MNGKEIAIVFDCGATNVKVVAMDIDGHIVASHSMSNETDKDPFFEGGIIWDMEKLWGKLCSLSKMVMEEIDTSRIVGVTVTTFGVDGTLVDEGGDPLYPIISWQCPRTTSIMERIDKYMPLEKVYEISGVYPYAFNTINKLIWFKENRAELLDSSSRFLFIPSILSSKLTGVLKNDATMLGTSMMGDIGQRACSDSICRTLGVDPDIFGEIAEPGERAGAVTQEAEALTGIPKDVPVFMAGHDTQFALIGSGAKVNQPVLSSGTWEILMTRSQSQTASIRELEHGITTELDAEKGIYNIGQNWIGSGVLEWFSKQFYRDIDKEDLYNRMVTDAELVAVGSNGVTVGPDFYTNSSGRSHGAIQGLTIATDRAELYRAFLEGLSFRLREGLEALEKAGGFTAEKIICVGGGSKNRLWNQLRADICNRPIQLIDQKETTVLGASMVVFVGSKVFETIDMIREYIDYKPQVILPSHNHKEYDMLYQQYRMERDN, encoded by the coding sequence ATGAACGGAAAAGAGATAGCCATTGTTTTCGATTGTGGTGCTACGAATGTAAAGGTGGTGGCCATGGATATTGATGGCCATATTGTTGCCTCTCATTCGATGTCTAATGAAACGGATAAAGACCCCTTTTTTGAGGGGGGTATTATTTGGGATATGGAGAAGCTGTGGGGGAAACTTTGTAGCCTATCTAAGATGGTGATGGAAGAGATAGACACTAGTCGTATCGTTGGGGTGACGGTGACGACTTTTGGTGTGGATGGCACGCTTGTGGATGAGGGAGGAGACCCTTTATATCCAATTATATCGTGGCAATGTCCACGTACGACATCGATCATGGAGCGTATCGATAAATATATGCCTCTCGAAAAGGTATATGAGATTAGCGGAGTCTATCCATACGCCTTTAATACCATTAATAAGTTGATTTGGTTTAAAGAGAATAGAGCAGAATTATTGGATAGCTCTAGTCGCTTTCTTTTTATTCCATCGATTCTAAGTTCAAAGCTTACTGGGGTATTAAAAAATGACGCGACCATGCTTGGAACCTCAATGATGGGGGATATTGGTCAAAGAGCTTGCTCAGATTCGATCTGTAGAACCCTCGGTGTGGACCCCGATATTTTTGGGGAGATCGCGGAACCTGGAGAGAGAGCTGGGGCTGTTACCCAAGAGGCAGAAGCATTGACCGGCATACCTAAAGACGTTCCTGTCTTTATGGCTGGCCATGACACACAGTTCGCATTGATTGGATCAGGAGCGAAAGTAAATCAACCTGTATTAAGCTCTGGAACATGGGAAATTCTGATGACAAGAAGTCAGTCACAAACGGCCTCTATACGTGAATTAGAGCATGGTATTACTACTGAGCTGGATGCAGAAAAGGGGATCTATAACATTGGTCAAAATTGGATTGGCTCTGGGGTACTAGAATGGTTCTCAAAGCAGTTCTATAGAGATATTGACAAAGAAGATCTTTATAACCGTATGGTGACGGATGCGGAATTGGTTGCGGTTGGTTCGAATGGAGTGACGGTAGGGCCTGATTTTTATACAAACAGTTCAGGGAGATCACACGGTGCCATTCAAGGGTTGACAATCGCTACCGATAGAGCAGAACTATATCGTGCTTTTCTGGAGGGACTCTCTTTCCGATTACGAGAGGGGCTGGAGGCACTAGAGAAGGCAGGTGGTTTTACGGCAGAGAAGATTATATGTGTAGGTGGAGGTTCAAAAAACAGATTATGGAATCAGCTTCGAGCGGATATTTGTAATCGCCCAATCCAACTTATCGATCAAAAAGAGACGACAGTATTAGGGGCATCGATGGTGGTTTTTGTAGGATCTAAAGTTTTCGAAACCATAGATATGATCAGAGAATATATTGACTATAAACCACAAGTTATTTTGCCTAGCCACAACCATAAGGAGTATGATATGTTGTATCAACAATATCGTATGGAGAGAGACAACTAA
- the rhaD gene encoding rhamnulose-1-phosphate aldolase: protein MNILPTSVQEEINKVSQIAGYLWQREWAERNAGNISIDLTDLVSANDWREASEVIAFEFPKEAAGAVIFVSGTGCHLRHLVDRVEEVACIIVINDKADGYTIVWGGKKKNFRPTSELISHVKIHLHNRVNKPSHKAIVHTHPIELIVMSHHPLFKEEEKLNHSLWKMCPEIRVFVPQGVDCTPYVLSGTEALADITIKGLENRDVVLWEKHGALATGEDVEVAFDYIDVANKGAKLLLTAWSAGFEPVGLSDDELAELEALI from the coding sequence ATGAATATTTTACCAACTTCGGTTCAAGAAGAGATAAATAAGGTCTCGCAGATTGCAGGCTACCTGTGGCAGAGAGAGTGGGCAGAGAGAAATGCTGGGAATATATCGATAGACTTAACGGATCTTGTTTCGGCAAACGATTGGCGTGAAGCGAGTGAGGTGATTGCATTTGAATTTCCTAAAGAGGCCGCAGGTGCAGTTATCTTTGTTTCTGGAACAGGATGTCATTTGAGACACCTTGTGGACAGAGTGGAAGAGGTGGCTTGTATTATTGTGATCAATGATAAAGCAGATGGATATACGATTGTGTGGGGAGGAAAGAAGAAGAACTTTAGACCTACCTCGGAGTTGATATCTCATGTAAAAATTCATCTTCATAATAGGGTAAACAAACCTTCTCATAAAGCCATTGTTCATACCCACCCTATTGAACTGATTGTGATGAGTCACCATCCGCTATTTAAAGAGGAAGAGAAGCTGAACCACAGCCTTTGGAAGATGTGTCCAGAGATTCGGGTTTTTGTACCACAAGGGGTGGATTGTACTCCTTACGTCTTATCTGGAACAGAAGCACTGGCAGATATCACTATAAAAGGGTTGGAGAATCGTGATGTGGTGCTATGGGAAAAGCATGGTGCTTTAGCTACAGGAGAAGATGTAGAGGTGGCATTCGATTATATTGATGTGGCCAATAAAGGGGCAAAATTACTTCTAACGGCCTGGAGTGCTGGCTTTGAACCTGTAGGTTTATCTGATGATGAATTAGCCGAATTAGAAGCTTTGATCTAA